The following nucleotide sequence is from Gemella haemolysans ATCC 10379.
CTAAACAAAAATAACTTAATATTTTGTCCAAGTTTTTGGGTGCAGTACCATGATACTTTTCATCTCTAGTTGTTTTTTTATTTATAAAGCGGTGATCCCTACCTGGTTAAAATATTTCATAAACAGGAATTTTTCTACACCTATTTCTACATTTTCTCCTATATTTAATCTATAGTCAATATAAACATCAATTCCATCAACTACATATTTTGAATATAATTCTTTATCGAATTTGCTTGCTATCGAAACCCCGATAACTTTATTTACACCGCCACCTCAACAAGCTTGTTGAAATAGTGATACTAATATATAGTTTTTATTTTTATCTTTTAATAATTTTTTTGCCTCATCATTAATTATAATTGCCATTTTTTCTCCTATTCTACTCTATTGCCTTAAGAGCTTCTACCATGTTTACTTTTTTTAGTTTTTTATGCATTACTATCATTACGATTATAGTAATCAATATTGTTATACCCGATGCCAATAAATAAACTACTAAAGGTACTTTACTACTAAACATCATATCTCTACCCGCGAGTTCTAGTATTATTTTCAAATACATTTTATAACCTAGATAATTACCTAAAATAATACCTACTCCACTTAAGTAAAAGATTTCTCTAAACACATAAATAGTTACCTCGCTTGGATAAAAACCAAGAACTTTTATCGTTGATAATTCTCTGATACGCTCAGATACATTAACATTTATTAAATTATATAATACTACAAGCGCTAATGTAACTGAACAAATCACCATAACTGCCACTATATTATCTATCCCTTTAATAAAATTATCTAGTATCTCTTGTATTTTAGAATTATCACTTATATTTACTATATCGCTATTATTTAAATTACTTACTACACTCTCAACAGTTTCCTTACCACCTGTAGTTTGTATTAAAAACGTATTGTCCTTATATTGTTTTTTAAATACTGATTCATAATAATCTTTATTTATATAAATTGTATGTCCAAAGTAATTCTTATTAATTTCACCAACATTAAATGTGTATTCTTTATTATTTACAACTACATTAAAGCTATCTCCTACCTGTAACTTGTGAAGATATGCAAGTTTTTCACTAATAACAGCCGCACCATTTGGCAAGTTAATATCTTTGGCATTATTATCCATTAATGTAATATAGTCCTTATAGTTTTCTTTATTCACCGTTATTAATTGTACAGAATCTATAATTTCATTATTACTCTCGAAAGTAGCAAGTTGAATATTTATTTTGGTGCTAGCTTTGACATTCTTATTATTATCAATCTCTTTTTGAAGTTTTTCTACACTTTCATTATCTATATAAGGATTATAAGTAGCTGCGATATCTACCTTATTAATTACTTTGAATTGTTCATTAGAAATATTTATTACTCCATAACGAATACCAAAACCTATAAACATAAGAGTCAGACATCCTGCAACTCCAAATATCGTCATTAACATTCTAATTTTGTAACGGAAAATATTTCTAAAGGTTACCTTTCTTAAAAAGCTAAGTCTTGACCAAATAAACGGTATTTTTTCTAAAAATATTCTACTTCCTCTACTAGGAGCCTTAGGTCGCAACAAGTACGCGCTCTTTTCTCTTAAGTTTTTTCTAAGTGGTATATAAATCGCTAAACTTATACATCCTAATGAAATAACAAAAGCTGCGATAAGTATACTTGGAGTGTATACAATCTCCGGTGTGTTAAAAGTAAAGAACCTTGCATAAGAATTATATATTATCGGCACAATCACCAAATATCCTCCAATAATACCTAATATCGTACCTATCAAGGTAGATAATCCACCATATACAAAATATTTTTTAGAAATTTGATAATTACTGTATCCCAACGATTTAAGAGTACCGATGTTTATCCTATTTTCATCTATCATTCTAGTTAAAGTTGTTAATGAAACTAAAATCGATACAACGAATAAGAATATTGAAAAAACATTAGCTACAAAGGTTAAACTACTCGCAGAATCTATAAATTGAGCATAGTTTTTTAAACCTCTAATATTTTCTACCGAGAATCTAGGATAACTTTCTTCTGAAAGGCTAGCTTTCCCAATATTTAGTTGCTTTTTATTGTCTTCAATCTCTTTTTGAGCTTTGTTCAATTTTTCTACTTGTTCATTGTAACTCTTTCTATCAATATTTTTTAACAATTCAAGTTTTTCTTTAAAACTATTAAGTTGTTCTTGAGCTTGATTTATTACTTTTTCATTTTCGTTTAGTTTTTTATTATTTTTTTCTAAATAATTTTTTTCGTCGATTTTTTGCTGAATTTTTAATTTTTCTATCAAGCTATCTCTAGTCTTATTAACTTCTGTAATATATTCTTTATCACTATATTTATAGTTAATATCTTTAAGTTTTATATTTACTCCACTTACATTTTCAAATTTAAAAACATCTCTTTTTACATACCCAAAATAGTCTTTATTAGCCAGATTATTATTAGATACCTCTATATGATCTGCTCCTTGAACAAAACCAACTACTTTAAACTTATATTGTTTTAAAGTATTACTTTCACTCTTATCTGAAATAAAAGAAATCTCGTCTCCAATTTTATAAATACCTTGTAGCGATTCAACTAAAGATATTTCTCGATCATTATTAGGTAAAGTACCTTCAGTTAACTTAGG
It contains:
- a CDS encoding ABC transporter permease, whose translation is MKVINRDILREISKTKSKFISIMIIMFLGVFIFVGLKETSPAMVNTYNKYIERHKMYDLRVSHNFGINEEDMKIINALDNIDLSESYFIKKLQITNSDEFVNIESLPEKLVLPKLTEGTLPNNDREISLVESLQGIYKIGDEISFISDKSESNTLKQYKFKVVGFVQGADHIEVSNNNLANKDYFGYVKRDVFKFENVSGVNIKLKDINYKYSDKEYITEVNKTRDSLIEKLKIQQKIDEKNYLEKNNKKLNENEKVINQAQEQLNSFKEKLELLKNIDRKSYNEQVEKLNKAQKEIEDNKKQLNIGKASLSEESYPRFSVENIRGLKNYAQFIDSASSLTFVANVFSIFLFVVSILVSLTTLTRMIDENRINIGTLKSLGYSNYQISKKYFVYGGLSTLIGTILGIIGGYLVIVPIIYNSYARFFTFNTPEIVYTPSILIAAFVISLGCISLAIYIPLRKNLREKSAYLLRPKAPSRGSRIFLEKIPFIWSRLSFLRKVTFRNIFRYKIRMLMTIFGVAGCLTLMFIGFGIRYGVINISNEQFKVINKVDIAATYNPYIDNESVEKLQKEIDNNKNVKASTKINIQLATFESNNEIIDSVQLITVNKENYKDYITLMDNNAKDINLPNGAAVISEKLAYLHKLQVGDSFNVVVNNKEYTFNVGEINKNYFGHTIYINKDYYESVFKKQYKDNTFLIQTTGGKETVESVVSNLNNSDIVNISDNSKIQEILDNFIKGIDNIVAVMVICSVTLALVVLYNLINVNVSERIRELSTIKVLGFYPSEVTIYVFREIFYLSGVGIILGNYLGYKMYLKIILELAGRDMMFSSKVPLVVYLLASGITILITIIVMIVMHKKLKKVNMVEALKAIE